Within Nitrospinota bacterium, the genomic segment GCAACACGGCGACATCTCCCCCCAGAGCCTTCTGGAGCCGTTCAGTCACCCTGTCCGCCCTCCTCTGGTCGCTGATAAGCACCGATACCATGGTCGCTTCGTCCGATCCATATCCAAGCGTTTTCCTGACACGGTCGATCGGGAGCACAACCATCGCGCCATCGACCTCTTCAACGCCGGTCTTGAACATCCCGGAAACGCGCGCAATCTCACTGACTATCTCGCCATTAACATCGGTAATCGTATATATGATCTTCTTCCCCATCCTGAGGCCAAGCTTTTCGGCAATCTTAACGCCGATGATAATTTCGCCGCCGTCCGTGCCGGAGAAGATCTCCCCCTCCACCATCTTTTTCAGGAAGAGATTGTACTCCGTCGCCTCCTGGGATGGATCGATAGCAAGGAACATCCCGCCGATGCTTTTGGTAGCAGATGCCATCATCGCCTGACCGACGATCCTCTCCATCGCGCCGGAAACCCCTTCCGTTCCAAGCGCTGTTTTCCTTATCCCGGTTG encodes:
- a CDS encoding FtsX-like permease family protein, which codes for TGIRKTALGTEGVSGAMERIVGQAMMASATKSIGGMFLAIDPSQEATEYNLFLKKMVEGEIFSGTDGGEIIIGVKIAEKLGLRMGKKIIYTITDVNGEIVSEIARVSGMFKTGVEEVDGAMVVLPIDRVRKTLGYGSDEATMVSVLISDQRRADRVTERLQKALGGDVAVLPFTETQEEIVSLVAIDKSFNYLFQVFLGMLVAAGILNTILMAVLERTREFGIMMAIGMSPGKLFKLVLAESFWIGVVGLIMGVIVSAPFYYYFNTTGLDLTTMMPEGYSAGGGVPMYTVMKIRLFPESVIAIFVVVFLLTILAGLYPAYKAGRVPPVESIRVI